A genomic stretch from Alosa sapidissima isolate fAloSap1 chromosome 3, fAloSap1.pri, whole genome shotgun sequence includes:
- the LOC121704674 gene encoding mediator of RNA polymerase II transcription subunit 25-like: MFRNPPLRHKSYTSITTSGKLKASMDSNTKLTRSLPCQVQVNHGENLNTDQWPQKLIMQLISQQLLVKEILMIVKRRNCLYND, encoded by the exons ATGTTCCGGAACCCCCCACTAAGGCATAAATCATACACGTCCATAACTACCTCAGGG AAGCTGAAGGCCTCCATGGACTCCAATACTAAACTCACACGCTCCCTGCCCTGCCAGGTGCAAGTCAACCACGGGGAAAACCT AAACACTGACCAGTGGCCACAGAAGCTGATCATGCAGCTCATCTCACAGCAGCTACTGGTTAAAGAAATACTAATGATA GTCAAAAGACGGAATTGTCTTTATAACGACTGA